Genomic window (bacterium):
GAACAAATAACGCACGGAATTCGATTCTGGTAACTGGTGATTGGTAACTGGTAATTAAATACTGTTCGGCTGAGGTAATCGGTTAGTTATTGGTGGGAGAAAGGCATAAAGATTAAATTTCTCGCTAAGGCGCAAAGAACACAAAGAAATAAATTATAATCTTTGCGAACTTTGCGTCTTTGCGAGAGAAAATTTCTATTTAGTTTTTACCACTGATAACTGAGGGATCACCGGCTGAGCTCAGGACGAAACTATTTAACCAATTACCAATTACCAGTTACCAATTATCCGTGTGCAGGTTATGAAATCTGATGATACGCCGTGCAAAACTTACTCAACACCACATTAGGACCTGGTTTTCTGGAGAGCATCTATCACAATACCTTGAAGGTCGAGTTTGCAAGACTGAACATCATCTTTGAATCAGAAAAAGAAGTCAAGATATTCTATCAAGGTGTTGAGGTTGGGATTCATAGACTTGAGCTTTAAGTTTGAGCCATTTCTCCAGTTCTCCCTTTTCCCCATTTCTCCTTGTTTACACTTAACCCGAATAAAGACTCCTATACAACTTTTTTTCCCGATCAGCGGATAAGAAGATAACGATACCAAAATGATATAAGATAACAGCACTCCACACATTATTCATCATGTAAAGCCCAATGAGAATAGCAATATAAGGTATCGTTATGGCGATAAATCTAAGTTCAATTTTGGCTTTCATCCCTGCTTTTTTCTATGTCTTAAACGGGGTCATGTCTGACCTCATTCTACTCACATATCTGCTTATCCCTACTTCATCCATAAATTCCTGCTCTTGTTTTTCTACCCCTAATTTAAACTCCTCAAATTTCCTTTCTTTCAGGTTTTCGAGTATTTGTTTTTCTTGTGAGGCACCAATTAATTTTTTAGTTACTTCTTTTATCTGTTCATTTAGTTCATTAAGTCTTTTTTTCTGGTTTTCGATATTCTCACGGAGTTTAACGATATAATTATAGCCCCATATAATTTCTTCGATTGTCCGGGTAAGATTTTTTTGCCTTTCACCAAGCAAGAAAATTTGTGTTTGCAAATCCTCTTGTAATGACCATAATAGATTTTCTTGCTGAAGATATTCTCGTTTTAAATGAGCCAATTGCGTTTTTAATTTGTCTTCGTTATATTTTTTAACTTCTAAAACTCGTTCTAATCTAAAATTAAATCCTGGCATTTTATTATCCCCTGAAAATAGTAGTCAGAATACAAAAAACTGTAAGCGTTCAGGTGGTGTAACAAAAGGAGATGTGGAGATTAAGGAGATAGGGAGATATTATAAAAAAATTGAAAATTAGTAGAAACTAATAGAAATTTGTTGTTTTCCACAATCAATTTCTACCTATTTCTATAAATTTCAATCTATTTCTATTATCTTATCTCCATATCACTCTTATCTCCTTATCCCCTTTCTTACACTTTTGATATATAGCCTGAACGGTTACAAAAAACTTTTGTTTTTCCCTTAATTCTCTACTTCTTATCCTTCAGTGCCTTCTTTGCTGGCGAATAATTCCATTAATTGTTTTACCGCAGTTTCATAATCTACCTTTTCAAATATTCCTTGCTTTAAAAAGGCATTTACCTCATCAATCATAGAGAGGGCATAATCAATTTTGGGATTACTGCCTTTAACATAGGCGCCGATATCGATGATGTCCTGGGCATCG
Coding sequences:
- a CDS encoding GxxExxY protein, which encodes MQNLLNTTLGPGFLESIYHNTLKVEFARLNIIFESEKEVKIFYQGVEVGIHRLEL
- the fliJ gene encoding flagellar export protein FliJ, with amino-acid sequence MPGFNFRLERVLEVKKYNEDKLKTQLAHLKREYLQQENLLWSLQEDLQTQIFLLGERQKNLTRTIEEIIWGYNYIVKLRENIENQKKRLNELNEQIKEVTKKLIGASQEKQILENLKERKFEEFKLGVEKQEQEFMDEVGISRYVSRMRSDMTPFKT